The following proteins are co-located in the Xiphophorus maculatus strain JP 163 A chromosome 8, X_maculatus-5.0-male, whole genome shotgun sequence genome:
- the sec31a gene encoding protein transport protein Sec31A isoform X4: MKLKEINRTAIQSWSPAQHHPIYLATGTSAQQLDASFSTNASLELFELDLADPSLDMKSCGSLPSAHRYHKLVWGPYGMDAQGHPSGVLIAGGENGNVILYDAAKIMAGESDVIVAESVRHTGPVRALDVNHFQSNLVASGGNESEIYIWDMNNFGSPMTPGPKAQPQEDIGCVAWNKQVHHILASACPSGRASVWDLRKNDLIIKVSDHSNRMHCSGLAWNPEVATQLVLASEDDRLPVIQMWDLRFASSPLKILEHHTRGVLAIAWSLADPELLLSCGKDSRILCWNPNTGEVLYELPTGSQWCFDIQWCPRNPAVLSAAGFDGHIDIYSIMGGSSQAQSQRHADQISNSFGNLDPFGTGQPLPPLQLPQTPAAPATVNPLKKPPKWIRRPVGASFAFGGKLVSLENARPPQPQQPTSHVVHVSQVVTETAFLERSDRLQATLSSGGFVDFCQEKISAAANEFERTVWSFLKVNFESDVRSKYLELLGYNKEEVASKISAALEEKPANVPQPDLSASASPLPPADLGLAPPADTPEAAFDLIAASNLQPAAALQLNSTPDPDSEEPAEPEDGPDSELDTNMVEEEEEEEEKQEEEDEIPLNEDLIAQVEVEESSPIETPAEIPPPVPTPAGGVHLSVSQDVDGLITQALLTGDFQGAVELCLHDNRMADSIILAIAGGADLLEKTQRKYFTKANSKITKLISAVVMKDWHDILKTCDLQNWREAMAAVMTYARPEEFSSLCDLLGSRLEAAEDPQLQSQACLCYICAGNVEKLVSCWSRAQDGHCPLSLQDLVEKVVVLRRAVELTQRSGPAAIGILLAEKMSQYASLLASQGGLSTAITYLPDNTNQVAVQQLRDRLIWALGQQAAPAQTHRVASQLPGRPALPQHPFPQVQPALVPQPAAGVPVPGPTPASAPSQPQYYQPVRAASTVTSWSNQTPTALPNVPPPPHVGSTPDQQVEPPNPMYGLPASSTPAAPSASSTPGYMYSHQYQPYPQINQYPPGAGGAPVYQPLQYSSTAPPPPHSPPAEPSSHPQPPGFLSQYTQPVSPPLYPRQPPASHGLSSSPPSRPPFFPASSSFSAPPSSGASFQHGGPGSPVSYMAPPLHPPPSGVSGPQNGWNDPPALTRAPKKKLPQNYTPPAPITAPILAPPGADPQAQPMSTGGPQDVLQGLQGPQAPYSGMHQTQLPSQSMNASMPNSNMEGAPGAPTGDAIQPLQSIPAEKIMKKPIPDEHLVLKTTFEGLIQKCLAVAADPQTKRKLDDANKRLEALYDKLREQTLSPAIIGGLHSIARTIESRSYAEGLNIHTHIVGSSNFSETSAFMPVLKVVLTQANKLGV; encoded by the exons ATGAAACTTAAAGAGATCAACCGCACAGCCATCCAGAGCTGGAGTCCTGCTCAACACCACCCGATCTACCTAGCGACAG GAACGTCCGCACAGCAGCTGGACGCCTCCTTCAGCACCAATGCCTCCCTGGAGCTCTTCGAATTGGACCTGGCTGATCCGTCTCTGGACATGAAGTCGTGCGGCAGCCTCCCCTCCGCTCACAG ATATCATAAACTAGTGTGGGGCCCCTACGGCATGGACGCCCAGGGCCACCCGTCCGGCGTGCTGATCGCCGGCGGGGAGAACGGCAACGTCATCCTGTACGACGCCGCCAAGATCATGGCCGGAGAGAGCGACGTCATCGTAGCCGAGAGCGTCAGGCACACGGGGCCAGTGAGGGCCCTCGACGTCAACCATTTCCAA TCAAACTTGGTTGCATCTGGTGGGAATGAATCAGAAATTTACATCTGGGACATGAATAATTTCGGCTCTCCAATGACACCAGGACCTAAAGCACAG CCGCAGGAGGACATCGGCTGCGTGGCGTGGAACAAACAGGTCCACCACATCCTGGCCTCGGCTTGCCCGAGCGGCAGGGCCTCGGTGTGGGACCTGCGGAAGAACGACCTGATTATCAAAGTCAGCGACCACAGCAACAGA ATGCATTGCTCTGGGCTGGCCTGGAACCCTGAAGTGGCCACCCAGCTGGTCTTGGCCTCAGAAGACGACCGGCTGCCGGTCATCCAGATGTGGGACTTGCGATTCGCTTCCTCTCCTCTCAAGATTTTAGAGCACCACACGCG AGGGGTCCTGGCTATCGCCTGGAGCTTGGCCGATCCGGAGCTGCTCCTGAGCTGCGGGAAAGACAGCCGCATCCTGTGCTGGAACCCCAACACAGGAGAG GTTCTGTACGAGCTGCCCACCGGCAGTCAGTGGTGCTTCGACATCCAGTGGTGCCCCAGGAACCCCGCGGTGCTGTCGGCCGCGGGCTTCGACGGCCACATCGACATCTACTCCATCATGGGAGGCAGCAGCCAGGCGCAGAGCCAGAGGCACGCCGATCAG ATCAGCAACTCCTTTGGGAACCTGGACCCGTTTGGGACGGGGCAGCCGCTGCCTCCGCTGCAGCTGCCGCAGACCCCCGCCGCTCCGGCTACAGTCAACCCCCTGAAGAAGCCCCCCAAGTGGATCCGCAGACCAGTGGGAGCCTCCTTTGCC TTCGGAGGGAAGCTGGTGTCGTTGGAGAACGCGAGGCCTCCGCAGCCTCAGCAGCCCACGTCCCACGTCGTTCACGTCAGCCAGGTCGTCACGGAAACGGCCTTTTTGGAGCGCTCCGACCGGCTGCAGGCCACGCTGAGCTCGGGCGGCTTTGTGGACTTCTGCCAGGAGAAGATCAGCGCGGCTGCCAACGAGTTTGAGAGAACAGTTTGGTCCTTCCTGAAG gtgaatTTCGAAAGCGACGTTCGCAGCAAGTACCTGGAGCTCCTGGGCTACAACAAAGAGGAGGTCGCCTCCAAG ATTTCAGCGGCTTTAGAGGAGAAACCTGCTAACGTCCCTCAG CCGGACTTGTCCGCCTCCGCTTCTCCGCTGCCTCCAGCAGACCTCGGCCTGGCGCCCCCTGCTGACACTCCAGAGGCAGCGTTCGACCTGATCGCTGCCTCAAACCTCCAGCCTGCAGCCGCGCTGCAGCTGAACTCCACTCCAGATCCGGACAGCGAGGAGCCGGCAGAACCGGAAGACGGTCCTGACAGCGAACTGGACACCAAcatggtggaggaggaggaggaggaggaggagaaacaggaggaagaggacgagATTCCTCTGAATGAG GACCTGATAGCCCAGGTGGAAGTGGAGGAGAGCAGTCCGATTGAGACGCCAGCAGAGATCCCCCCTCCGGTTCCCACTCCTGCAGGGGGAGTCCATCTCAGCGTCAGTCAAG ATGTGGACGGGCTGATCACTCAGGCCCTGCTGACTGGAGACTTTCAGGGCGCCGTGGAGCTCTGTCTCCACGACAACCGAATGGCAGACAGCATCATCCTGGCAATTGCCGGAGGAGCCGACCTCTTGGAGAAAACCCAGAGGAAGTACTTCACCAAAGCAAACAGCAAGATCACCAAG CTGATCAGCGCCGTGGTCATGAAAGATTGGCACGACATCCTGAAGACGTGCGATCTGCAGAACTGGAGGGAGGCTATGGCTGCCGTCATGACCTACGCTCGGCCCGAGGAGTTCTCTTCCCTCTGCG ACCTTCTCGGCAGCAGACTGGAGGCAGCAGAGGATCCACAGCTCCAGTCTCAGGCCTGTCTGTGCTACATCTGTGCGGGTAACGTGGAGAAGCTGGTGTCCTGCTGGAGCAGAGCTCAGGATGGACACTGCCCTCTTTCCCTGCAG GACCTGGTGGAGAAGGTGGTGGTGCTGCGTCGGGCGGTGGAGCTGACCCAGCGCTCCGGACCTGCAGCGATCGGCATCCTGCTGGCTGAGAAGATGAGCCAGTACGCCAGCCTGCTGGCCTCTCAGGGCGGTCTGTCCACGGCCATCACATACCTGCCCGACAACACCAACCAG GTTGCGGTGCAGCAGCTTCGGGACCGTCTCATCTGGGCTTTAGGACAGCAAGCAGCGCCAGCACAAACCCACAGAGTTGCATCTCAGCTGCCCGGCCGCCCAGCTCTCCCCCAGCATCCGTTCCCCCAGGTCCAGCCGGCGTTGGTCCctcaacctgctgcaggagTTCCAGTACCAGGCCCTACACCTGCTTCTGCCCCATCTCAGCCACAGTATTACCAGCCG GTGAGGGCTGCCTCCACTGTCACCTCCTGGAGTAACCAAACTCCCACAGCCCTCCCAAAtgtccctcctcctcctcatgtAGGCAGCACCCCAGACCAGCAG GTGGAGCCTCCAAACCCGATGTACGGCCTGCCAGCCTCCAGCACACCAGCAGCCCCTTCGGCCTCCTCCACTCCTGGCTACATGTACTCCCATCAGTACCAGC CCTACCCCCAGATCAACCAGTACCCGCCTGGAGCTGGGGGGGCTCCTGTCTATCAGCCTCTTCAGTACTCTTCTaccgctcctcctcctcctcacagtCCTCCTGCTGAGCCCTCCTCCCATCCTCAGCCCCCCGGCTTCCTCTCTCAGTACACCCAGCCCGTCTCGCCTCCTCTCTATCCGAGACAGCCTCCTGCCAGCCACGGCCtgtcctcctctcctccctctcgCCCTCCTTTCTTTCCTGCCTCGTCTTCCTTCTCCGCTCCGCCGTCCTCCGGAGCGTCTTTCCAGCACGGCGGGCCAGGATCTCCCGTGTCGTACATGGCGCCTCCTCTCCATCCTCCACCGAGCGGAGTCTCAG ggccCCAGAATGGCTGGAACGACCCTCCAGCTCTGACCCGAGCCCCAAAGAAGAAG CTTCCACAGAACTATACCCCACCTGCCCCCATCACGGCTCCCATTCTGGCCCCGCCGGGCGCCGACCCCCAGGCTCAGCCCATGTCGACTGGAGGCCCCCAGGATGTGCTGCAGGGTCTGCAGGGCCCCCAGGCCCCATACTCAGGGATGCACCAGACACAGCTCCCCAGTCAAAGCATGAACGCCTCAATGCCCAACTCCAACATGGAGGGCGCACCCGGAGCACCGACAGGAGACGCCATCCAG CCTCTGCAGTCGATCCCTGCTGAGAAGATCATGAAGAAGCCCATCCCCGACGAACACCTGGTGCTGAAGACGACGTTCGAGGGTTTGATCCAGAAGTGCTTGGCCGTAGCTGCCGACCCT CAAACCAAGAGGAAACTCGACGACGCCAACAAACGCTTGGAAGCGCTCTACGACAAACTCAGAGAGCAGACG CTCTCTCCTGCCATCATCGGAGGACTCCACAGCATAGCGAGGACCATCGAGTCTCGCTCCTACGCCGAGGGCCTGAACATCCACACCCACATCGTCGGCAGCAGCAACTTCAGCGAGACGTCCGCCTTCATGCCCGTGCTGAAGGTGGTGCTGACGCAAGCCAACAAGCTCGGCGTTTGA
- the sec31a gene encoding protein transport protein Sec31A isoform X3: MKLKEINRTAIQSWSPAQHHPIYLATGTSAQQLDASFSTNASLELFELDLADPSLDMKSCGSLPSAHRYHKLVWGPYGMDAQGHPSGVLIAGGENGNVILYDAAKIMAGESDVIVAESVRHTGPVRALDVNHFQSNLVASGGNESEIYIWDMNNFGSPMTPGPKAQPQEDIGCVAWNKQVHHILASACPSGRASVWDLRKNDLIIKVSDHSNRMHCSGLAWNPEVATQLVLASEDDRLPVIQMWDLRFASSPLKILEHHTRGVLAIAWSLADPELLLSCGKDSRILCWNPNTGEVLYELPTGSQWCFDIQWCPRNPAVLSAAGFDGHIDIYSIMGGSSQAQSQRHADQISNSFGNLDPFGTGQPLPPLQLPQTPAAPATVNPLKKPPKWIRRPVGASFAFGGKLVSLENARPPQPQQPTSHVVHVSQVVTETAFLERSDRLQATLSSGGFVDFCQEKISAAANEFERTVWSFLKVNFESDVRSKYLELLGYNKEEVASKISAALEEKPANVPQPDLSASASPLPPADLGLAPPADTPEAAFDLIAASNLQPAAALQLNSTPDPDSEEPAEPEDGPDSELDTNMVEEEEEEEEKQEEEDEIPLNEDLIAQVEVEESSPIETPAEIPPPVPTPAGGVHLSVSQDVDGLITQALLTGDFQGAVELCLHDNRMADSIILAIAGGADLLEKTQRKYFTKANSKITKLISAVVMKDWHDILKTCDLQNWREAMAAVMTYARPEEFSSLCDLLGSRLEAAEDPQLQSQACLCYICAGNVEKLVSCWSRAQDGHCPLSLQDLVEKVVVLRRAVELTQRSGPAAIGILLAEKMSQYASLLASQGGLSTAITYLPDNTNQVAVQQLRDRLIWALGQQAAPAQTHRVASQLPGRPALPQHPFPQVQPALVPQPAAGVPVPGPTPASAPSQPQYYQPVRAASTVTSWSNQTPTALPNVPPPPHVGSTPDQQVEPPNPMYGLPASSTPAAPSASSTPGYMYSHQYQPYPQINQYPPGAGGAPVYQPLQYSSTAPPPPHSPPAEPSSHPQPPGFLSQYTQPVSPPLYPRQPPASHGLSSSPPSRPPFFPASSSFSAPPSSGASFQHGGPGSPVSYMAPPLHPPPSGVSGPQNGWNDPPALTRAPKKKQLPQNYTPPAPITAPILAPPGADPQAQPMSTGGPQDVLQGLQGPQAPYSGMHQTQLPSQSMNASMPNSNMEGAPGAPTGDAIQPLQSIPAEKIMKKPIPDEHLVLKTTFEGLIQKCLAVAADPQTKRKLDDANKRLEALYDKLREQTLSPAIIGGLHSIARTIESRSYAEGLNIHTHIVGSSNFSETSAFMPVLKVVLTQANKLGV; the protein is encoded by the exons ATGAAACTTAAAGAGATCAACCGCACAGCCATCCAGAGCTGGAGTCCTGCTCAACACCACCCGATCTACCTAGCGACAG GAACGTCCGCACAGCAGCTGGACGCCTCCTTCAGCACCAATGCCTCCCTGGAGCTCTTCGAATTGGACCTGGCTGATCCGTCTCTGGACATGAAGTCGTGCGGCAGCCTCCCCTCCGCTCACAG ATATCATAAACTAGTGTGGGGCCCCTACGGCATGGACGCCCAGGGCCACCCGTCCGGCGTGCTGATCGCCGGCGGGGAGAACGGCAACGTCATCCTGTACGACGCCGCCAAGATCATGGCCGGAGAGAGCGACGTCATCGTAGCCGAGAGCGTCAGGCACACGGGGCCAGTGAGGGCCCTCGACGTCAACCATTTCCAA TCAAACTTGGTTGCATCTGGTGGGAATGAATCAGAAATTTACATCTGGGACATGAATAATTTCGGCTCTCCAATGACACCAGGACCTAAAGCACAG CCGCAGGAGGACATCGGCTGCGTGGCGTGGAACAAACAGGTCCACCACATCCTGGCCTCGGCTTGCCCGAGCGGCAGGGCCTCGGTGTGGGACCTGCGGAAGAACGACCTGATTATCAAAGTCAGCGACCACAGCAACAGA ATGCATTGCTCTGGGCTGGCCTGGAACCCTGAAGTGGCCACCCAGCTGGTCTTGGCCTCAGAAGACGACCGGCTGCCGGTCATCCAGATGTGGGACTTGCGATTCGCTTCCTCTCCTCTCAAGATTTTAGAGCACCACACGCG AGGGGTCCTGGCTATCGCCTGGAGCTTGGCCGATCCGGAGCTGCTCCTGAGCTGCGGGAAAGACAGCCGCATCCTGTGCTGGAACCCCAACACAGGAGAG GTTCTGTACGAGCTGCCCACCGGCAGTCAGTGGTGCTTCGACATCCAGTGGTGCCCCAGGAACCCCGCGGTGCTGTCGGCCGCGGGCTTCGACGGCCACATCGACATCTACTCCATCATGGGAGGCAGCAGCCAGGCGCAGAGCCAGAGGCACGCCGATCAG ATCAGCAACTCCTTTGGGAACCTGGACCCGTTTGGGACGGGGCAGCCGCTGCCTCCGCTGCAGCTGCCGCAGACCCCCGCCGCTCCGGCTACAGTCAACCCCCTGAAGAAGCCCCCCAAGTGGATCCGCAGACCAGTGGGAGCCTCCTTTGCC TTCGGAGGGAAGCTGGTGTCGTTGGAGAACGCGAGGCCTCCGCAGCCTCAGCAGCCCACGTCCCACGTCGTTCACGTCAGCCAGGTCGTCACGGAAACGGCCTTTTTGGAGCGCTCCGACCGGCTGCAGGCCACGCTGAGCTCGGGCGGCTTTGTGGACTTCTGCCAGGAGAAGATCAGCGCGGCTGCCAACGAGTTTGAGAGAACAGTTTGGTCCTTCCTGAAG gtgaatTTCGAAAGCGACGTTCGCAGCAAGTACCTGGAGCTCCTGGGCTACAACAAAGAGGAGGTCGCCTCCAAG ATTTCAGCGGCTTTAGAGGAGAAACCTGCTAACGTCCCTCAG CCGGACTTGTCCGCCTCCGCTTCTCCGCTGCCTCCAGCAGACCTCGGCCTGGCGCCCCCTGCTGACACTCCAGAGGCAGCGTTCGACCTGATCGCTGCCTCAAACCTCCAGCCTGCAGCCGCGCTGCAGCTGAACTCCACTCCAGATCCGGACAGCGAGGAGCCGGCAGAACCGGAAGACGGTCCTGACAGCGAACTGGACACCAAcatggtggaggaggaggaggaggaggaggagaaacaggaggaagaggacgagATTCCTCTGAATGAG GACCTGATAGCCCAGGTGGAAGTGGAGGAGAGCAGTCCGATTGAGACGCCAGCAGAGATCCCCCCTCCGGTTCCCACTCCTGCAGGGGGAGTCCATCTCAGCGTCAGTCAAG ATGTGGACGGGCTGATCACTCAGGCCCTGCTGACTGGAGACTTTCAGGGCGCCGTGGAGCTCTGTCTCCACGACAACCGAATGGCAGACAGCATCATCCTGGCAATTGCCGGAGGAGCCGACCTCTTGGAGAAAACCCAGAGGAAGTACTTCACCAAAGCAAACAGCAAGATCACCAAG CTGATCAGCGCCGTGGTCATGAAAGATTGGCACGACATCCTGAAGACGTGCGATCTGCAGAACTGGAGGGAGGCTATGGCTGCCGTCATGACCTACGCTCGGCCCGAGGAGTTCTCTTCCCTCTGCG ACCTTCTCGGCAGCAGACTGGAGGCAGCAGAGGATCCACAGCTCCAGTCTCAGGCCTGTCTGTGCTACATCTGTGCGGGTAACGTGGAGAAGCTGGTGTCCTGCTGGAGCAGAGCTCAGGATGGACACTGCCCTCTTTCCCTGCAG GACCTGGTGGAGAAGGTGGTGGTGCTGCGTCGGGCGGTGGAGCTGACCCAGCGCTCCGGACCTGCAGCGATCGGCATCCTGCTGGCTGAGAAGATGAGCCAGTACGCCAGCCTGCTGGCCTCTCAGGGCGGTCTGTCCACGGCCATCACATACCTGCCCGACAACACCAACCAG GTTGCGGTGCAGCAGCTTCGGGACCGTCTCATCTGGGCTTTAGGACAGCAAGCAGCGCCAGCACAAACCCACAGAGTTGCATCTCAGCTGCCCGGCCGCCCAGCTCTCCCCCAGCATCCGTTCCCCCAGGTCCAGCCGGCGTTGGTCCctcaacctgctgcaggagTTCCAGTACCAGGCCCTACACCTGCTTCTGCCCCATCTCAGCCACAGTATTACCAGCCG GTGAGGGCTGCCTCCACTGTCACCTCCTGGAGTAACCAAACTCCCACAGCCCTCCCAAAtgtccctcctcctcctcatgtAGGCAGCACCCCAGACCAGCAG GTGGAGCCTCCAAACCCGATGTACGGCCTGCCAGCCTCCAGCACACCAGCAGCCCCTTCGGCCTCCTCCACTCCTGGCTACATGTACTCCCATCAGTACCAGC CCTACCCCCAGATCAACCAGTACCCGCCTGGAGCTGGGGGGGCTCCTGTCTATCAGCCTCTTCAGTACTCTTCTaccgctcctcctcctcctcacagtCCTCCTGCTGAGCCCTCCTCCCATCCTCAGCCCCCCGGCTTCCTCTCTCAGTACACCCAGCCCGTCTCGCCTCCTCTCTATCCGAGACAGCCTCCTGCCAGCCACGGCCtgtcctcctctcctccctctcgCCCTCCTTTCTTTCCTGCCTCGTCTTCCTTCTCCGCTCCGCCGTCCTCCGGAGCGTCTTTCCAGCACGGCGGGCCAGGATCTCCCGTGTCGTACATGGCGCCTCCTCTCCATCCTCCACCGAGCGGAGTCTCAG ggccCCAGAATGGCTGGAACGACCCTCCAGCTCTGACCCGAGCCCCAAAGAAGAAG caGCTTCCACAGAACTATACCCCACCTGCCCCCATCACGGCTCCCATTCTGGCCCCGCCGGGCGCCGACCCCCAGGCTCAGCCCATGTCGACTGGAGGCCCCCAGGATGTGCTGCAGGGTCTGCAGGGCCCCCAGGCCCCATACTCAGGGATGCACCAGACACAGCTCCCCAGTCAAAGCATGAACGCCTCAATGCCCAACTCCAACATGGAGGGCGCACCCGGAGCACCGACAGGAGACGCCATCCAG CCTCTGCAGTCGATCCCTGCTGAGAAGATCATGAAGAAGCCCATCCCCGACGAACACCTGGTGCTGAAGACGACGTTCGAGGGTTTGATCCAGAAGTGCTTGGCCGTAGCTGCCGACCCT CAAACCAAGAGGAAACTCGACGACGCCAACAAACGCTTGGAAGCGCTCTACGACAAACTCAGAGAGCAGACG CTCTCTCCTGCCATCATCGGAGGACTCCACAGCATAGCGAGGACCATCGAGTCTCGCTCCTACGCCGAGGGCCTGAACATCCACACCCACATCGTCGGCAGCAGCAACTTCAGCGAGACGTCCGCCTTCATGCCCGTGCTGAAGGTGGTGCTGACGCAAGCCAACAAGCTCGGCGTTTGA